The proteins below are encoded in one region of Armatimonadota bacterium:
- a CDS encoding ABC transporter ATP-binding protein, producing MSKAFSTRRGTLQALDRVSFEVAQGQFTVIVGPSGCGKTTLLRILGGLEREFEGRVVLHTNSGGSPFAMVFQEQSVFPWMTVRENVAYGLALRGIPRARRSALAEEWIERVHLGGFADAYPHQLSGGMKQRVSIARAFAVDPEILLMDEPFSALDEQTRTLLQQEVARLCEEYRKTVVFITHSIDEAITLGDEVVVMTRRPGRVKARVPVPFPRPRDVVEIRSSPEYGRIYRHIWSLIAEEVKS from the coding sequence GTGAGCAAGGCCTTTTCCACCCGGAGGGGGACCCTGCAAGCCCTGGATCGGGTCAGCTTCGAGGTGGCCCAGGGGCAGTTTACGGTGATCGTGGGGCCGAGCGGATGTGGCAAGACCACGCTTCTCCGGATCCTCGGGGGGCTCGAGCGGGAGTTCGAGGGGCGGGTGGTCCTGCACACCAACAGCGGCGGGAGCCCCTTTGCCATGGTGTTCCAGGAGCAGTCCGTGTTCCCCTGGATGACGGTCCGGGAAAACGTGGCGTACGGACTTGCCCTCCGTGGGATTCCCCGGGCTCGGCGGTCCGCCCTCGCGGAGGAGTGGATCGAGCGGGTGCACCTGGGAGGCTTTGCGGACGCCTATCCCCACCAGCTCTCGGGCGGCATGAAGCAGCGGGTGAGCATCGCCCGGGCCTTTGCGGTGGATCCCGAGATCCTGCTGATGGACGAGCCCTTCAGCGCCCTGGATGAGCAGACCCGCACCCTCCTCCAGCAGGAGGTGGCCCGGCTGTGCGAGGAGTACCGGAAGACGGTGGTGTTCATCACCCACAGCATCGACGAGGCCATCACCCTGGGCGATGAGGTCGTGGTGATGACGCGCCGGCCCGGGCGCGTGAAGGCCCGGGTGCCCGTTCCCTTCCCCCGGCCCCGGGACGTGGTGGAGATCCGCTCAAGCCCGGAATACGGGCGCATCTACCGGCACATCTGGTCCCTGATCGCGGAGGAGGTCAAGAGCTAG
- a CDS encoding aldehyde dehydrogenase, producing MDRPFFELEHYIGGEFAKGRNRFEVYYPATNEVIGTAPEATAEEVDAAVQAAHRAFRTWSRLPAVERRRYLRAFANAIRESAEELARIETWDVGRPIRENDPAVYIARVANNIEFFADFAVTHGTEAFLMDTGYVNYVQRMPVGVAALITPWNVPLLLETWKIGPALAFGNTVVLKPAEWTPIGAWKLAQLAHQVGLPPGVLNVVHGFGPDSAGEFLTKHPLVRLISFTGETTTGRIIMQNAAPTLKRLSFELGGKGPNIVFADVDLDRAVEVSLRAGFFNQGEFCLAGPRVLVQRPIYEAFLDRFVAACERLRPGDPMDPQTTLGALIMPEHLQRVLGYVEEAKAQGAQILLGGDRPSLPAPFDRGNFLNPTVITGVRPSDRICQEEVFGPVVTVLPFETEEEAIEIANGVNYGLSAVVQTKDVGRAIRVSNALEVGTVWVNDFFVRDLRVPFGGMKDSGIGREGAQYSLEFYTEAKTVCLSNR from the coding sequence ATGGACCGGCCGTTCTTCGAGCTGGAGCACTACATCGGCGGTGAGTTCGCGAAGGGGAGGAACCGGTTCGAGGTGTACTACCCCGCCACGAACGAGGTGATCGGCACCGCCCCGGAGGCCACCGCGGAGGAGGTGGACGCCGCGGTCCAGGCCGCCCACCGGGCCTTCCGGACGTGGAGCCGTCTGCCGGCCGTGGAGCGCCGGAGGTACCTGCGGGCGTTCGCGAACGCCATCCGGGAGTCCGCGGAGGAGCTGGCCCGCATCGAGACCTGGGACGTGGGACGCCCCATCCGGGAGAACGACCCCGCGGTGTACATCGCCCGGGTGGCGAACAACATCGAGTTCTTCGCGGACTTCGCCGTGACCCACGGCACGGAAGCCTTCCTCATGGACACCGGGTACGTGAACTACGTGCAGCGGATGCCTGTAGGAGTCGCCGCCCTCATCACGCCGTGGAACGTGCCCCTCCTGCTGGAGACGTGGAAGATCGGGCCGGCCCTGGCGTTCGGGAACACCGTGGTCCTCAAGCCCGCGGAGTGGACCCCCATCGGCGCCTGGAAGCTTGCGCAGCTCGCGCACCAGGTCGGGCTCCCGCCGGGTGTGCTGAACGTGGTCCACGGATTCGGCCCGGACTCCGCGGGGGAGTTCCTCACCAAGCACCCGCTCGTGCGGCTCATCTCCTTCACCGGGGAGACCACCACGGGCCGCATCATCATGCAGAACGCCGCTCCCACCCTCAAGCGGCTGAGCTTCGAGCTGGGCGGCAAGGGCCCGAACATCGTCTTCGCGGACGTGGACCTGGACCGGGCCGTGGAGGTGAGCCTGCGGGCGGGCTTCTTCAACCAGGGGGAGTTCTGCCTGGCGGGCCCGCGGGTGCTCGTGCAACGGCCGATCTACGAGGCCTTCCTGGACCGGTTTGTCGCCGCCTGCGAGCGGCTGCGGCCCGGGGACCCCATGGACCCCCAAACCACCCTCGGTGCCCTCATCATGCCGGAGCACCTCCAGCGGGTCTTGGGGTACGTGGAGGAGGCCAAGGCACAGGGAGCCCAGATCCTGTTGGGCGGGGATCGGCCCTCCCTTCCCGCCCCCTTCGATCGCGGCAACTTCCTCAATCCCACGGTCATCACGGGCGTCCGGCCCTCGGACCGCATCTGCCAGGAGGAGGTCTTCGGTCCCGTGGTCACGGTTCTGCCCTTCGAGACGGAGGAGGAAGCCATCGAGATCGCAAACGGTGTGAACTACGGGCTGAGCGCGGTGGTACAGACCAAGGACGTGGGGCGGGCCATCCGGGTCTCCAACGCCCTGGAAGTCGGCACGGTGTGGGTGAACGACTTCTTCGTCCGGGACCTGCGGGTGCCCTTCGGCGGGATGAAGGACAGCGGCATCGGCCGGGAGGGTGCCCAGTACAGCCTGGAGTTCTACACGGAAGCGAAAACCGTATGCCTCAGCAACCGGTAG
- a CDS encoding fumarylacetoacetate hydrolase family protein translates to MTETQLAEEIRKARHRRTPVPSAGAQLDLPVAYRIQEALCAGRVLRGFKLGLLSEAKQAQMGVHEPIYGRICADMLLEREVSLLRFLQPRLEPELVTILQQDLPPGSPPGAARKAMAGWFLGLDILDSVWQDYRFTAAEVVADNASGGGFVLGEVLLRDHPPETLRLYINGTLRTEGRTESLGDPALRLCWLADRVGGLRAGQVVFLGSPAPAVSAEPGVVEVVGDGHLLLVTFHGEVGIGKGGG, encoded by the coding sequence ATGACGGAGACCCAGCTCGCGGAGGAGATCCGCAAGGCGAGGCACCGCCGCACCCCTGTCCCCAGTGCCGGAGCGCAGCTGGACCTCCCGGTGGCCTACCGGATCCAGGAGGCCCTGTGTGCGGGTCGGGTTCTGCGAGGGTTCAAGCTGGGCCTGCTGAGCGAGGCGAAGCAGGCCCAGATGGGCGTGCACGAACCCATCTACGGGCGAATCTGCGCGGACATGCTGCTGGAGCGCGAGGTCTCCCTCCTCCGCTTCCTCCAGCCCCGCCTGGAGCCGGAACTCGTCACCATCCTCCAACAGGACCTTCCACCCGGAAGCCCTCCCGGGGCCGCGCGGAAGGCCATGGCCGGTTGGTTTTTGGGACTGGACATCCTGGACAGCGTCTGGCAGGACTATCGCTTCACCGCGGCGGAAGTGGTGGCGGACAACGCCTCGGGCGGAGGGTTCGTGCTCGGGGAAGTCCTCTTAAGGGACCATCCCCCCGAGACGCTCCGCCTGTACATCAACGGGACCCTGCGCACGGAGGGGCGCACGGAATCCCTCGGTGACCCGGCCCTGCGGCTGTGCTGGCTCGCGGACCGGGTGGGCGGGCTCCGGGCGGGCCAGGTGGTGTTCCTGGGTTCTCCCGCCCCCGCGGTCTCCGCGGAGCCCGGAGTGGTGGAAGTCGTCGGCGACGGTCACCTGCTGCTCGTAACCTTCCACGGCGAGGTCGGGATCGGGAAAGGAGGGGGCTGA
- a CDS encoding 2-keto-4-pentenoate hydratase, producing MPQQPVEVLAQRLEEALLSRRPIPPLSEEAGLVQIPDAYAVQQHWMRLRIQCGERIVGRKIGLTSAAMQAQLGVNEPDYGCLWGSRYFPVQAGRAEVPYDLFLQPRVEGEVAFLLGRPLRGPHVTLQDVLAASEAVTAGIEIIDSRIADWRIKITDTIADNASFGGFVVGPWSSRMREADLRLVGMILWHNGRAATEGLGAAALGHPARCVAWLANKLAEFDEELQAGDIVFSGSLGRAVPVQRGDVITLEMSGAPSLSVRFV from the coding sequence ATGCCTCAGCAACCGGTAGAGGTCCTCGCGCAACGGCTGGAGGAGGCGTTGCTCAGCCGTCGGCCCATCCCGCCCCTGAGCGAGGAGGCCGGGCTGGTGCAGATTCCGGATGCGTACGCGGTGCAGCAGCACTGGATGCGTCTGCGCATCCAGTGCGGGGAGCGCATCGTGGGTCGGAAGATCGGGCTCACGAGCGCCGCCATGCAGGCCCAGCTGGGGGTGAACGAACCGGACTACGGGTGCCTGTGGGGCTCCCGGTACTTCCCGGTTCAGGCCGGTCGGGCGGAGGTTCCCTACGACCTCTTCCTGCAGCCGCGGGTGGAGGGAGAGGTGGCGTTCTTGCTGGGCCGGCCCCTGCGGGGCCCCCACGTCACCTTGCAGGACGTGCTGGCCGCTTCTGAGGCCGTCACCGCGGGCATCGAGATCATCGACTCCCGCATCGCCGATTGGCGCATCAAGATCACGGACACCATCGCGGACAACGCCTCCTTCGGAGGGTTCGTGGTGGGGCCGTGGTCGAGCCGGATGCGGGAGGCGGACCTGCGCCTGGTGGGCATGATCCTCTGGCATAACGGCCGGGCGGCCACGGAGGGTCTGGGCGCCGCGGCCCTGGGGCATCCGGCCCGCTGCGTGGCCTGGCTTGCCAACAAGCTCGCGGAATTCGATGAGGAGTTGCAGGCCGGGGACATCGTGTTCAGCGGGTCCCTGGGAAGGGCCGTTCCGGTCCAACGCGGGGATGTGATCACCCTGGAGATGTCTGGGGCCCCCTCGCTCTCCGTACGGTTCGTATAG
- a CDS encoding ABC transporter substrate-binding protein — protein sequence MRIWRWAVFGLACVLALAGGWEAALGQRRLDRVVVGTVGHPSDAGMYIAMEKGYFAEEGIEVSMNNTFRTGGQTIPLLATGQLHVGGGALDPAFINAIHQGINLKVVAGKGIIRRGNGFNVLLVRRQLYEQGVRSIAGLRGRKLAVTNLEGAVTFEVQEMLRTAGLSLRDVDLVVLPNPEMPVALQNGAVDAAFVIEPVATVATYRLKSAVVLMTADRVVNDFPIGVIFYGPAILANPDLAVRWMTAYIRGLRYYDVAMRDPSVREEVIRIFLKYLPFKDVEVYRNMIWPGLRPDGTFNVSYIRPLQEFMLEWRAIRAIIPTEQLVDFSYLQKALDRIRERGSR from the coding sequence ATGCGGATCTGGCGGTGGGCGGTGTTCGGACTGGCCTGCGTCCTAGCCCTGGCTGGGGGCTGGGAGGCGGCCTTGGGGCAGCGGCGGCTGGACCGGGTGGTGGTGGGGACCGTGGGCCATCCCTCCGACGCCGGGATGTACATCGCCATGGAGAAGGGCTACTTCGCGGAGGAGGGCATCGAGGTCTCCATGAACAACACCTTCCGCACGGGCGGGCAGACCATCCCGCTGCTGGCCACGGGGCAGCTCCACGTGGGGGGAGGAGCTCTCGATCCCGCCTTCATCAACGCCATCCACCAGGGGATCAACCTGAAGGTCGTGGCCGGGAAGGGGATCATCCGGCGGGGCAACGGGTTCAACGTGCTGCTCGTCCGCCGGCAGCTGTACGAACAGGGAGTGCGCTCCATCGCGGGACTCCGGGGTCGGAAGCTGGCGGTGACGAACCTGGAGGGTGCGGTGACCTTCGAGGTCCAGGAGATGCTCCGGACCGCGGGGCTCTCCCTGCGGGACGTGGACCTGGTGGTCCTGCCGAACCCCGAGATGCCCGTGGCCCTACAGAACGGCGCCGTGGACGCCGCCTTCGTGATCGAGCCCGTGGCCACCGTGGCCACCTACCGGCTCAAGTCCGCGGTGGTCCTCATGACCGCGGACCGCGTGGTGAACGACTTCCCCATCGGGGTGATCTTCTACGGGCCCGCGATCCTCGCCAACCCGGACCTGGCGGTGCGGTGGATGACCGCGTACATCCGGGGATTGCGTTACTACGACGTGGCGATGCGGGATCCCTCCGTCCGGGAGGAGGTGATCCGCATCTTCCTCAAGTACCTCCCCTTCAAGGACGTGGAGGTGTACCGGAACATGATCTGGCCGGGCCTGCGGCCGGACGGCACCTTCAACGTGAGTTACATCAGACCCCTGCAGGAGTTCATGCTGGAGTGGCGGGCCATCCGGGCCATAATCCCCACGGAGCAGCTCGTGGACTTCAGCTACCTACAGAAGGCCTTGGACCGGATCCGGGAGCGGGGGTCCCGCTGA
- a CDS encoding ABC transporter permease has product MEERILPAQALERRPASQSSGLGIQAAALARSAFPLVWLGAWEAAARMGWMDARFFPPPSLIFETLVRGLASGELLPHLGATLARLGVGFVIGAVPAALLGILMGLSPWVRAALDPVVAALYPIPKSALLPLLLLIFGLGEGSKLTMSAIGVFFVMVVNAMEGVLVTGRVYFDVARSFSATRWQMIRTVALPGALPLIMAGARLGIGLSLILVVLAEMLGARNGLGYVLWSSWQTFSVPTLYAVLMITALLGYLSVLAVDALRRILVPWQ; this is encoded by the coding sequence GTGGAGGAGCGGATCCTTCCCGCACAGGCCCTGGAGCGGAGGCCCGCCTCCCAAAGCTCGGGACTCGGGATCCAGGCCGCGGCCCTGGCCCGCAGCGCCTTCCCCCTCGTGTGGCTGGGCGCCTGGGAGGCAGCGGCGCGGATGGGCTGGATGGACGCCCGGTTCTTCCCACCCCCGAGCCTCATCTTCGAGACCCTGGTGCGGGGACTGGCGAGCGGGGAACTGCTGCCGCACCTGGGGGCCACCTTGGCCCGGCTCGGGGTGGGGTTTGTGATCGGGGCTGTGCCCGCGGCCCTGTTGGGCATCCTGATGGGGCTTTCGCCATGGGTGCGGGCCGCCCTGGACCCCGTGGTGGCTGCCCTGTACCCCATTCCGAAAAGTGCCCTGCTGCCGCTCCTGCTGCTGATCTTCGGGCTGGGAGAGGGCTCCAAGCTCACCATGTCCGCCATCGGGGTGTTCTTCGTGATGGTGGTGAACGCCATGGAGGGGGTTCTGGTGACGGGGCGGGTGTACTTCGACGTGGCCCGCAGCTTCTCCGCCACCCGCTGGCAGATGATCCGCACGGTGGCCCTCCCAGGGGCTCTCCCCCTCATCATGGCGGGAGCACGGCTGGGAATCGGGCTGAGCCTGATCCTCGTGGTGCTGGCGGAGATGCTGGGAGCCCGCAACGGGCTGGGGTACGTGCTGTGGAGCAGCTGGCAGACCTTCAGCGTGCCGACCCTGTACGCGGTGCTCATGATCACCGCCCTGCTCGGTTACCTCTCCGTGCTGGCCGTGGATGCCCTGCGCAGGATCCTGGTGCCCTGGCAGTAA
- a CDS encoding electron transfer flavoprotein subunit alpha/FixB family protein, producing the protein MRVLAVVLSSPSNSAWAEVVGAGRAAVQVADGALEVAVLGPEEEVAQEMAREAWRGGAERIWLATDPVLQDLSSDRYVAALTEVARAVQPTVLLLRADPMGAELGPRVAWRLQAASITDVVGVRRDPEGSLLWIRPMYGGKALAAVRSHRPVTVVTVRPRAFSAQPVRSGDPGPEGIRTVPLDEAVRIVPRIRVLEHRRQETTGPRLEEARVVVGGGRGIGGEEGFRVLEELARLMGGTVGASRAAVDAGWAPGHLQIGQTGKKIAPELYLAVGISGASQHLAGVSGARHIVAINTDPEAPIFKAAEVGVVEDWREIVPRLVERLKERKRADP; encoded by the coding sequence ATGCGTGTGCTCGCGGTGGTCCTTTCGAGCCCCTCGAATTCCGCATGGGCGGAAGTGGTGGGAGCCGGGCGCGCGGCGGTCCAGGTCGCGGACGGTGCCCTGGAGGTGGCCGTCCTCGGTCCGGAGGAGGAGGTCGCTCAGGAGATGGCGCGGGAGGCCTGGCGAGGAGGGGCCGAGCGGATCTGGCTGGCGACGGACCCTGTCCTTCAAGACCTGTCCAGCGATCGGTACGTGGCGGCCCTGACGGAGGTCGCGCGCGCGGTACAGCCCACCGTCCTCCTGCTCCGGGCCGACCCGATGGGCGCGGAGCTCGGTCCCCGGGTCGCGTGGCGGCTGCAGGCGGCCTCGATCACGGATGTGGTGGGCGTGCGCCGGGATCCGGAGGGCTCTCTCCTCTGGATCCGGCCCATGTACGGCGGGAAGGCCCTGGCTGCGGTGAGATCCCACCGCCCCGTGACCGTGGTGACCGTGCGGCCCCGGGCGTTCTCCGCGCAGCCGGTGCGATCCGGGGATCCAGGTCCGGAGGGAATCCGAACCGTCCCGCTGGACGAGGCCGTGCGGATCGTTCCCCGGATCCGGGTATTGGAGCACCGCAGGCAGGAGACCACGGGGCCCCGCCTGGAGGAGGCCCGGGTGGTGGTCGGAGGAGGGCGGGGCATCGGCGGGGAAGAGGGCTTCCGGGTGCTGGAGGAGCTCGCGCGTCTGATGGGGGGGACGGTGGGAGCGAGCCGTGCCGCGGTGGACGCCGGTTGGGCTCCCGGTCACCTCCAGATCGGCCAGACGGGGAAGAAGATCGCCCCCGAGCTTTACCTCGCGGTCGGGATCAGCGGGGCAAGCCAGCACCTCGCGGGGGTGAGCGGTGCGCGGCACATCGTGGCCATCAACACCGATCCGGAAGCTCCGATCTTCAAGGCGGCGGAAGTAGGCGTGGTGGAGGACTGGAGGGAGATCGTCCCCCGGCTTGTGGAGCGGCTGAAGGAGAGGAAGAGGGCGGATCCCTAG
- the dmpG gene encoding 4-hydroxy-2-oxovalerate aldolase: MKPPRVTDTTLRDGSHAFRHQFTREQVRKLAAALDEAGVPVIEVSHGDGLAGSSIQYGFSRVPDLDLVEEAASVVKRARIAVLLLPGIGTRHELREAVRRGATIARIATQCTEADISEQHFGLAKELGMETVGFLMMAHMRPPEVLAEQALLMESYGADCVYVVDSAGAMLPWEAAAAVRALRQALKVQVGFHAHNNLGLAIGNTLAAIEAGADQVDACLRGCGAGAGNAATEVLAAVLDKAGINPGLDVFKLMDAAEFLLAPMMPFQPFPDRDAVTIGYAGVYSTFLLHARRIGERLGIDPREILVELGRRKAVAGQEDWILDVALDLVRAREQAAVGG, translated from the coding sequence CTGAAGCCGCCCCGGGTCACGGACACCACCCTCCGGGACGGGTCGCACGCCTTCCGTCACCAGTTCACCCGGGAGCAAGTCCGCAAGCTGGCCGCGGCCCTGGATGAGGCCGGGGTTCCCGTGATCGAGGTGAGCCACGGGGATGGGCTTGCGGGTTCCAGCATCCAGTACGGGTTCTCCCGGGTGCCGGACCTGGACCTCGTGGAGGAGGCCGCCTCCGTGGTCAAGCGGGCCCGCATCGCGGTGCTGCTCCTCCCCGGCATCGGCACCCGACACGAGCTCAGGGAGGCGGTCCGTCGGGGAGCCACCATCGCCCGCATCGCCACGCAGTGTACGGAGGCAGACATCTCCGAGCAGCACTTCGGGCTGGCCAAAGAGCTCGGCATGGAGACCGTGGGCTTCCTCATGATGGCCCACATGCGGCCTCCGGAGGTGCTGGCGGAGCAGGCCCTCCTCATGGAGTCCTACGGGGCGGACTGCGTGTACGTGGTGGACTCCGCAGGGGCCATGCTGCCCTGGGAGGCCGCGGCCGCGGTCCGGGCCCTCCGGCAAGCCCTCAAAGTACAGGTGGGATTCCACGCGCACAACAACCTGGGCCTGGCCATCGGGAACACCCTGGCCGCCATCGAGGCGGGGGCGGACCAGGTGGACGCCTGCCTGAGGGGATGCGGAGCAGGCGCGGGGAACGCGGCCACGGAGGTGCTGGCCGCGGTCCTGGACAAGGCCGGCATCAACCCCGGCCTGGACGTCTTCAAACTCATGGATGCCGCGGAGTTCCTCCTGGCCCCCATGATGCCCTTCCAGCCCTTCCCGGATCGGGACGCGGTCACCATCGGGTACGCGGGGGTGTACTCCACCTTCCTCCTCCACGCCCGGCGGATCGGGGAGCGGCTCGGCATCGATCCCCGGGAGATCCTGGTGGAGCTGGGACGGCGCAAGGCGGTGGCAGGGCAGGAGGACTGGATCCTGGACGTGGCCCTGGACCTGGTACGGGCCCGGGAACAGGCGGCGGTGGGCGGATGA
- a CDS encoding (Fe-S)-binding protein, whose translation MPPETLREATREVFWNIPPLGVGIMYLLTAVAVGIFGYGIYREVRRWRRGKPADRLRPVWPRLRLVLLHVAGHARMFAERVPGLYHFAFFWGFLVLFLGTVVVFIHHDLRIPIMRGPFYLYFQSATLDLMGLVAVVGVGAALIYRHVGGPPRLRRGIWSDTLLLLLFEAILLTGFVVEGLRIAATEDPWGRWSPVGFAVAWLVRGTGWEFPVVRGLHAVLWWLHFLLATAFVAYIPYSKLFHLLLAPLNVYLQPLEGAGSPRPLPLEEAATLGARSLEDFTWKDLLDLDVCTECGRCTAVCPASATGKPLSPMHLILDLRGVLRGRGSPAPLAGGVAREETLWACTTCMACMEACPVFIEHVPKILDLRRYLVMEEARIPGGMREALRSLEAREHPWAGTRWSRRDWYRGVPVRELREAGRAEKVDVVYWAGCAVLDERYQRVARALMRVLDHAGLRVGVLGPEERCTGDPARRIGDEFLFRTLATANLETFARYGVRRVVTSCPHCYNVLKNEYRDLGGNLQVQHHTELLRSLLRQGKLEGPVQKVGEGRVRVTYHDPCYLARYNGVVDPPREVLAGLVGLELAEMPRRGRNTFCCGAGGGRAWMEERGEERVALQRAREAVGTGAEAVAVSCPFCLQMLEDAVKSAAPGHPVRVLDVAELVAESLPEPERVGSEPEAE comes from the coding sequence ATGCCACCGGAGACGTTGCGCGAAGCCACCCGGGAGGTCTTCTGGAACATCCCACCTCTCGGCGTGGGGATCATGTACCTCCTCACCGCGGTGGCGGTGGGGATCTTCGGGTACGGGATCTATCGGGAGGTCCGGAGGTGGCGCCGGGGAAAACCCGCGGATCGCCTCCGGCCCGTCTGGCCCCGTCTGAGGCTCGTCCTCCTCCACGTGGCGGGACACGCCCGGATGTTTGCGGAGCGGGTGCCGGGGTTGTACCACTTCGCCTTCTTCTGGGGATTCCTCGTGCTCTTCCTTGGGACCGTGGTGGTTTTCATCCACCACGATCTCCGAATCCCCATCATGCGGGGGCCTTTCTACCTGTACTTCCAATCCGCCACCCTGGACCTGATGGGCCTGGTGGCCGTGGTGGGGGTGGGCGCGGCTCTCATCTACCGGCACGTGGGAGGTCCACCCCGACTCCGGAGAGGGATCTGGTCGGATACCCTCCTTCTCCTCCTCTTCGAGGCCATCCTCCTCACGGGGTTCGTGGTGGAGGGGTTGCGCATCGCGGCCACGGAGGACCCTTGGGGGCGGTGGAGCCCGGTGGGGTTCGCCGTGGCGTGGCTCGTCCGGGGCACGGGCTGGGAGTTCCCGGTTGTCCGAGGGCTCCATGCAGTCCTGTGGTGGCTCCACTTCCTCCTCGCCACCGCCTTCGTGGCGTACATCCCTTACTCGAAGCTCTTCCACCTCCTCCTGGCCCCCCTGAACGTGTACCTCCAACCGTTGGAGGGAGCAGGGTCCCCGCGTCCCCTCCCGTTGGAGGAAGCCGCCACCTTGGGAGCGCGGAGCCTGGAGGACTTCACCTGGAAGGATCTTTTGGACCTCGATGTCTGTACGGAGTGCGGACGGTGTACGGCGGTCTGCCCTGCATCCGCTACGGGCAAACCCCTCTCCCCCATGCACCTGATCCTGGACCTCCGAGGGGTGCTCCGGGGGCGGGGCTCCCCAGCTCCCCTCGCCGGAGGGGTGGCGCGGGAGGAGACCCTCTGGGCGTGTACCACGTGTATGGCGTGTATGGAGGCATGCCCCGTATTCATCGAGCACGTCCCGAAGATCCTCGACCTGCGCCGCTACCTGGTGATGGAGGAGGCCCGGATCCCCGGGGGGATGCGGGAGGCCCTCCGCAGCTTGGAAGCGCGGGAGCACCCGTGGGCAGGGACCCGGTGGAGCCGGCGAGACTGGTACCGGGGGGTACCGGTCCGGGAGCTACGGGAGGCGGGGCGTGCGGAGAAGGTGGATGTGGTTTACTGGGCGGGGTGCGCGGTGCTGGATGAGCGTTACCAGCGGGTGGCCCGCGCCCTCATGCGCGTCCTGGACCACGCCGGGTTGCGGGTGGGGGTTCTGGGCCCTGAGGAGCGGTGCACCGGCGACCCCGCCCGGCGGATAGGGGACGAATTCCTGTTCCGTACCCTGGCCACCGCGAACCTCGAGACGTTCGCCCGATATGGGGTGCGGCGGGTGGTGACCTCCTGTCCGCATTGCTACAACGTGCTGAAGAACGAGTACCGGGACCTGGGCGGGAACCTGCAGGTCCAGCACCACACGGAGCTCCTCCGCTCCTTGCTCCGGCAGGGGAAGCTCGAAGGTCCCGTGCAGAAGGTCGGGGAAGGTCGGGTCCGCGTGACCTACCATGACCCCTGCTATCTGGCCCGGTACAACGGGGTGGTGGATCCTCCTCGGGAGGTCCTGGCGGGGCTTGTAGGGCTGGAGCTGGCGGAGATGCCCCGGAGGGGCAGGAACACCTTCTGCTGCGGAGCCGGAGGGGGGCGGGCCTGGATGGAGGAGCGGGGAGAAGAACGGGTGGCCCTCCAGCGGGCGCGGGAAGCGGTGGGGACAGGGGCGGAGGCGGTGGCCGTGAGCTGCCCGTTCTGCCTCCAGATGCTGGAGGACGCAGTGAAGTCCGCGGCCCCGGGGCACCCGGTGCGCGTCCTGGACGTGGCGGAGCTGGTGGCGGAATCCCTCCCGGAGCCGGAACGGGTCGGGTCAGAGCCGGAGGCGGAGTAG
- a CDS encoding amidohydrolase family protein produces the protein MTWKIDVFCHILPKRYYDYLVRHVAGEAYMQKRVRGIPALYDLDARFRLLDAYPDYVQVLSLAAPPLEAVAPPDRSPELARVANDALAELVDRYPDRFVGFVASLPMNHPEAAVREADRAIRELGATGVQIYTNVNGKPLDAPEYLPLFERMSQHDLPLWVHPTRPPDQPDYPTETRSKYDIWWTFGWPYETSVFMARVVFSGLFDRFPNLKILTHHMGGMVPYFEGRVGWGLDQLGTRTDSEEDLRAKEALKRRPLEYFRLFYADTALFGALPATECGIAFFGAERVLFATDFPFDPEGGALYIRETIRVVENVSFSPEAKGAILEGNARRLLRLRL, from the coding sequence ATGACGTGGAAAATTGACGTCTTCTGCCACATTCTCCCAAAGCGGTACTACGACTACCTGGTGCGCCACGTGGCCGGGGAAGCATACATGCAGAAGCGGGTGCGTGGGATCCCGGCCCTTTACGATCTCGACGCGCGCTTCCGCCTCCTGGACGCCTACCCCGACTACGTCCAGGTCCTCTCCCTGGCGGCGCCGCCCCTGGAGGCCGTGGCGCCGCCGGATCGTTCCCCCGAGCTCGCCCGGGTGGCCAACGACGCCCTGGCGGAACTGGTGGACCGGTACCCCGACCGGTTCGTGGGCTTCGTGGCCTCCCTGCCCATGAACCATCCCGAGGCCGCGGTCCGGGAGGCGGACCGGGCGATCCGGGAGCTGGGAGCCACGGGGGTCCAGATCTACACCAACGTGAACGGAAAGCCCCTGGACGCTCCCGAATACCTCCCCCTCTTCGAACGGATGAGTCAGCACGACCTTCCCCTCTGGGTCCACCCCACCCGTCCCCCGGACCAGCCCGACTATCCCACGGAGACCCGCTCCAAGTACGACATCTGGTGGACCTTCGGGTGGCCGTACGAGACCAGCGTCTTCATGGCCCGCGTGGTGTTCTCGGGGTTGTTCGACCGGTTCCCGAACCTGAAGATCCTCACCCACCACATGGGCGGCATGGTGCCGTACTTCGAGGGCCGGGTGGGCTGGGGGCTGGACCAGTTGGGAACCCGCACGGACTCCGAGGAGGACCTGCGGGCCAAGGAGGCCCTGAAGAGACGCCCCCTGGAATACTTCCGCCTGTTCTATGCGGACACCGCCCTCTTCGGGGCGCTTCCGGCCACGGAGTGCGGGATCGCCTTCTTCGGGGCCGAGCGGGTTCTCTTCGCCACGGATTTCCCTTTTGATCCTGAGGGCGGAGCCCTCTACATCCGGGAGACCATCCGGGTGGTGGAGAACGTCTCGTTCTCACCCGAAGCGAAAGGGGCGATCCTGGAGGGGAACGCGCGCCGGCTACTCCGCCTCCGGCTCTGA